In Chloroflexota bacterium, one DNA window encodes the following:
- a CDS encoding SDR family oxidoreductase, whose amino-acid sequence MPRSLVTGGAGFIGSHLCERLVAAGHDVVCVDNFITGRSANVQHLAGQKRFTLLESDIRKPLHVPGRLDHIFHLASLASPKDYVRHPLETLEAGSIGSTHTLELARNSGATFLFTSSSEVYGDPLVHPQREDYWGNVNPNGPRSMYDESKRFGEAIAMAYHRQYGVSIRIARIFNTYGPRMRIGDGRVIPAFVTQALQERPLTVYGDGTQTRSLCYVDDTVEALFLLGTKTFPKDVQGVGLVINIGNPNELTMLDLARLVLKATGSKSPIIHEPLPEDDPKKRRPDISRARASLSWEPRVPLREGIKSTIPYFKAASMTKAS is encoded by the coding sequence GGATTTATCGGTTCCCATCTCTGTGAACGGCTCGTGGCGGCCGGGCATGACGTTGTCTGCGTTGACAATTTTATCACTGGGCGATCCGCCAATGTTCAGCACCTCGCGGGGCAGAAGCGCTTTACGCTACTGGAATCGGACATTCGAAAGCCGCTTCACGTGCCAGGCCGCCTTGATCATATCTTCCATCTTGCAAGCCTCGCGAGCCCCAAGGATTATGTCCGCCATCCATTGGAAACGCTCGAGGCCGGTTCCATCGGCTCCACACACACCCTTGAATTAGCCCGCAACTCCGGTGCCACCTTCCTTTTCACATCTTCCTCTGAGGTCTACGGTGACCCCTTGGTCCATCCACAGCGGGAAGATTACTGGGGCAACGTCAATCCAAACGGGCCGCGCAGTATGTACGATGAATCGAAGCGGTTTGGTGAGGCCATCGCGATGGCATACCACCGACAATACGGAGTTTCAATCCGTATCGCCCGCATCTTCAATACCTATGGCCCACGGATGCGCATTGGAGACGGGCGGGTCATACCGGCGTTTGTGACACAGGCACTGCAAGAGAGGCCGCTTACCGTTTATGGAGACGGCACTCAGACTCGGTCACTTTGCTATGTAGACGACACAGTGGAGGCTCTTTTTCTTCTCGGCACTAAGACCTTCCCGAAAGATGTGCAAGGCGTGGGGTTGGTGATCAATATCGGCAACCCGAATGAGTTAACGATGCTGGATCTAGCTAGATTGGTACTTAAGGCTACCGGAAGCAAGAGCCCTATCATCCACGAGCCATTGCCGGAAGACGACCCAAAGAAACGACGGCCGGATATATCTCGAGCCAGAGCGTCACTAAGCTGGGAGCCTCGAGTCCCTCTCCGGGAGGGGATCAAGAGCACTATCCCCTACTTCAAAGCCGCTTCAATGACGAAGGCTTCCTAG